Proteins from one Palaemon carinicauda isolate YSFRI2023 chromosome 26, ASM3689809v2, whole genome shotgun sequence genomic window:
- the LOC137619718 gene encoding uncharacterized protein, whose protein sequence is MILRIMRVKSEVLKAYEWVPERYREKFRSWIKRDGHTHMEYAREQRLWYDRWINAREVNGDFGKLQELILLEQFKDGINPLIKTYLDERDVDNVVEATRLSDNYALTHKLYHTDVTPKIGRNRVWEERQNYKAQGKTTSSQVSSGGVYNKSFNRGFRGASQNSYGPSVSAGKAGSSGNDQFTPRYQNVGENFRDFVCFSCGKPGHISRSCPHRTENRPIQVESACYQRRGSLR, encoded by the coding sequence ATGATTCTAAGGATTATGAGAGTTAAATCTGAGGTTTTGAAAGCTTATGAATGGGTGCCTGAGAGGTATAGAGAGAAGTTCAGAAGCTGGATAAAAAGAGATGGTCACACTCATATGGAGTATGCACGGGAACAACGCCTGTGGTATGATAGGTGGATAAATGCCAGAGAAGTAAATGGTGATTTCGGTAAACTTCAGGAACTTATCTTGCTTGAGCAGTTCAAGGATGGTATTAATCCACTTATTAAGACATATTTGGATGAACGTGATGTAGATAATGTGGTTGAAGCCACTAGATTGTCTGATAATTACGCATTGACCCATAAGCTGTATCATACTGACGTCACTCCTAAAATTGGAAGGAACAGAGTGTGGGAAGAGCGTCAAAATTACAAGGCACAAGGTAAGACTACGAGTTCACAGGTATCATCAGGGGGAGTTTATAATAAATCTTTTAATAGAGGTTTTAGAGGGGCAAGTCAAAATAGTTATGGTCCTAGTGTtagtgctggaaaagcaggatccagtggaaatgatcagtttacaccccgttatcaaaatgtaggcgaaaattttagagattttgtatgtttcagttgtGGCAAACCAGGACACATCAGTAGGAGTTGTCCACATCGCACAGAAAACCGTCCAATTCAAGTG